A portion of the Cryptomeria japonica chromosome 5, Sugi_1.0, whole genome shotgun sequence genome contains these proteins:
- the LOC131036800 gene encoding pathogenesis-related protein 1A, whose amino-acid sequence MKNSFIWLVFVVCFLQLCGGQDLQTQFLSPHNDARSQVGVGPLVWDDTVAAYAQNYANQRMADCAMQHSNGQYGENIFGGEGKEFSPADAVSSWVSEEQYYDYNSNSCAQGEECGHYTQVVWKNSQKLGCARVKCNDGGIFITCNYDPPGNYVGQKPY is encoded by the coding sequence atgaagaattcttTTATATGGCTGGTTTTTGTAGTGTGCTTCCTGCAATTGTGCGGAGGACAAGACTTACAAACACAGTTTTTAAGCCCTCACAACGATGCGAGGTCTCAAGTGGGCGTTGGCCCTCTTGTGTGGGATGATACTGTGGCTGCCTATGCGCAAAACTATGCTAATCAACGCATGGCGGACTGTGCAATGCAGCATTCTAATGGTCAGTACGGAGAAAACATTTTCGGGGGAGAAGGCAAGGAATTCTCACCTGCAGACGCCGTGAGTTCATGGGTTAGTGAAGAGCAATATTACGATTATAATTCCAATTCATGTGCTCAAGGGGAAGAGTGCGGACATTATACTCAAGTGGTGTGGAAAAATTCGCAGAAGCTTGGCTGTGCTCGTGTTAAATGTAATGATGGCGGTATTTTCATCACCTGCAATTATGATCCGCCTGGGAATTACGTTGGCCAGAAGCCATACTGA